GAGACCTGCGGCGGCCGCCTCGTCGGCCCCGTCGGCTTCTGCCTGCTCGTCGACTCCGCCGTCGCCGACTTCTACCGGCGTCACGACCGGTCGCTCGACGCGCTCCGCGTCTGGGAACCCGCCTTCGTCGCCGACGACGACACCGTCTCCGTCGCCGAACGCGACCCGCTCCGCGTCGCCGTCGACGTCACGCTCGACGGCGACCGACTCGCCGTCACCGTCGACGGGTCGGGCCGGGTGTCGGTCCGCGAGGAATGACAGCGTTCGAATAGAAGATCCGTTCGCCGAGCGCCCAAGTGGGCGCCAGCCGAAGGGATCGACATGGCAACGAACGATATCGAGTCCGCCTCGGGCGGGCTCGCGAGCCTGTACGCCGAGGCGAAGTCGATGGCCGCGTCGCCGCTGCTGTACGTCGGCGCGGTCACGGTCGTCGCCGGGACGGAACTCGCCGAGTGGCTCCCGCTGAGCGACTTCTACTCGACGCTGGCGCTGTTCCCGATCGCGGTGGTCCTGCTGTACGGACAGCTGACGCTGCTCGCGTATCTGCGCCGACGGGGCTACGGCGGGAGCTGTTGAGACGCGGCGCGGGTACGACGGACGGAGCCGTTCGCATCGAGACACCGGGCGCCTCGCACGGTTCGACGGCGCGCGCCGCGACGGAGGGCACGTCGACGAGACGGACGGACCGACCGGATATCACCGATTCAGCGTGTGGACGGCCTTCTCGAGCGCGTTTGCGCAGGCCTCGCCGACGGCCTCGGAGAGGGTGGGGTGGGTGTGGATGGTGGCGGCCACGTCTTCGAGCTGCGCGCCCATCTCGACGGCGAGGGCGAGTTCGGCGATCAGCTCGGAGGCCTCGGGCGCGACGACCTGGGCGCCGAGGAGGAAGCCGCTGTCGTCGTCGCCGACGACGCGGACGAACCCGTCGCTCTCGTCGAGCGTGAGCGCGCGGCCGTTGGCCCGGAGCGGGAACTGGCCGACGACGGGGTCGAAGCCGGCCTCCTCGGCCTCGCTCTCGGTCATCCCGACGGTGCCGATCTCGGGGTCGGTGAACACCGCGGCGGGGATGGCCTGGTGGTCCAGGGCGGCGGGTTCGCCGGCGATGACCTCGGCGGCGACTTCGCCCTCGGCGCTGGCCGTGTGGGCGAGCATCGGCTCGCCGGCCACGTCGCCGACGGCGAAGACGTGCTCCACGTCGGTCCGGGCCTCGTGGTCGGTTTCGAGGACGCCGTCCTCGTTCGGTTCGAGGCCGACGGCGTCGAGGTCGAGCGTGTCGGTGACCGGTTGGCGACCGACGGCGACGAGGCACTTCTCGGCGCCGAACTCCGCGATGTCGCCGTCCTCGTTCTCGGTGCGGACGGTGATGCCGTCGCCCGATTCCTCCCAGGAGTCGGCCGCCTGTCCGAAGTGGAAGTCGACGCCCAGATCCTCGGCGCGGTCGCGGACCACGCGGGCCACGTCGTCCTCGTAGCCCGGCAACGCGTCGTCGAGCATCTCCACGACGGTCACGTCGCAGCCGAGTTTCTGGTAGACGGTCGAGAGTTCC
This DNA window, taken from Halosimplex litoreum, encodes the following:
- the lpdA gene encoding dihydrolipoyl dehydrogenase, whose amino-acid sequence is MVVGDVTTGTDVLVIGAGPGGYVAAIRAGQLGLDVTLVEKDAYGGTCLNYGCIPSKALISATDIAHDAGDAEEMGIYADPAVDLQRMVEWKDGVVDQLTGGVEKLCKASGVNLVDGRAEFAGEDTARVVHGGDGQGSETIEFDHAIVSTGSRPIEVPGFEFDGEHILSSRDALALEAVPQSMVVVGAGYIGMELSTVYQKLGCDVTVVEMLDDALPGYEDDVARVVRDRAEDLGVDFHFGQAADSWEESGDGITVRTENEDGDIAEFGAEKCLVAVGRQPVTDTLDLDAVGLEPNEDGVLETDHEARTDVEHVFAVGDVAGEPMLAHTASAEGEVAAEVIAGEPAALDHQAIPAAVFTDPEIGTVGMTESEAEEAGFDPVVGQFPLRANGRALTLDESDGFVRVVGDDDSGFLLGAQVVAPEASELIAELALAVEMGAQLEDVAATIHTHPTLSEAVGEACANALEKAVHTLNR